The proteins below come from a single Mesobacillus jeotgali genomic window:
- the holA gene encoding DNA polymerase III subunit delta translates to MVLDIWKKISKKQVDPVYLMFGTESFLINETKQMLVDHVLNEEEKDFNFSVYDLEETPIEAALEDAETFPFMGEKRLVILQNPVFLTSEKSKSKVEHNLAKLEEYLSQPAPYSIVVFSAPYEKLDERKKVTKELKRKATVIEAKKLSEQETKAWVKERAEANGAVINSDAIELLLTLAGTNLFMLTSEIDKLALYAGENQPISREIVDRLTARSLEQNIFSLVDKVVHRNVESALRIYYDLLKQNEEPIKILAVITGQFRLIYQVKELARKGYGQQQIAGTLKIHPFRVKLAAGQAGAFSDEELTRIMKLLADADYQMKTGGMKKEMLIEMILFQINGRK, encoded by the coding sequence GTGGTATTGGACATTTGGAAAAAAATCAGCAAAAAACAGGTTGATCCTGTTTACTTAATGTTTGGAACAGAAAGCTTCCTGATAAATGAAACAAAGCAGATGCTTGTGGACCATGTATTGAATGAAGAAGAAAAGGATTTTAATTTCTCGGTTTACGACTTAGAAGAAACGCCAATCGAGGCAGCGCTGGAAGATGCTGAAACATTCCCGTTCATGGGAGAAAAACGATTGGTCATCCTGCAAAATCCAGTGTTTTTGACGTCGGAAAAGTCGAAAAGTAAGGTCGAACATAACTTAGCGAAGCTGGAGGAATATCTTTCACAGCCGGCGCCCTATTCAATCGTTGTTTTCTCTGCTCCATACGAAAAACTGGATGAACGAAAGAAGGTAACGAAGGAGTTAAAGCGGAAAGCGACGGTTATTGAAGCGAAAAAGCTGAGTGAACAAGAAACAAAAGCCTGGGTAAAAGAACGCGCTGAGGCAAATGGAGCTGTAATCAATAGCGATGCAATCGAGCTTCTATTGACGCTTGCAGGGACGAATTTGTTCATGCTGACTTCTGAAATTGATAAATTGGCACTTTATGCTGGAGAAAACCAGCCAATCAGCAGAGAGATTGTCGACCGCCTGACTGCAAGATCATTGGAACAAAATATTTTCTCACTCGTCGACAAGGTTGTCCACCGTAATGTTGAGTCTGCCTTGAGGATCTATTATGATTTGTTAAAACAAAACGAGGAACCGATTAAGATTCTGGCCGTGATCACGGGTCAATTCAGGCTGATTTATCAGGTGAAGGAGCTTGCTCGAAAGGGTTATGGGCAGCAGCAGATTGCAGGGACTTTGAAAATCCATCCGTTCAGGGTAAAACTGGCAGCTGGACAGGCAGGGGCATTTTCTGATGAGGAATTGACCAGGATTATGAAGCTTCTTGCGGACGCTGATTACCAGATGAAAACCGGCGGCATGAAAAAAGAAATGCTGATTGAAATGATTTTGTTCCAGATCAATGGCAGGAAATGA
- a CDS encoding YqzM family protein translates to MNQFEENVQSNRNDAVDSGVGFIVSFGFFATMFIIATVVQLIGS, encoded by the coding sequence GTGAATCAATTCGAAGAAAATGTCCAAAGCAATCGTAATGACGCTGTTGACTCAGGTGTTGGATTCATCGTTTCTTTTGGATTCTTTGCAACAATGTTCATTATTGCGACAGTCGTGCAGTTAATCGGGAGTTAA
- a CDS encoding helix-hairpin-helix domain-containing protein: MDWIKENKIYIIAGMSALLFFIYSSFDQEAEMTEMSEEAFAVASNQETETDENNKTKVDEEAIKMMADIKGAVVNPGVYEINEGGRVIDLIELAGGLQQDADTAAINFALYVHDEMAIYVPRIGEEVKAALPAELGESAGKGTVNLNSAESSELQTLPGIGPAKADAIIKHRETNGPFKSIEDLKEISGIGDKTFEKLKDLISVN, translated from the coding sequence ATGGACTGGATCAAGGAAAACAAAATCTATATTATAGCAGGAATGAGCGCTTTATTATTTTTTATCTATTCCTCCTTCGATCAAGAAGCAGAGATGACGGAAATGAGTGAAGAAGCTTTTGCTGTTGCTTCCAATCAAGAAACTGAGACAGATGAAAACAACAAAACCAAAGTAGATGAAGAAGCAATAAAGATGATGGCTGATATCAAAGGAGCTGTCGTTAATCCGGGCGTTTATGAGATCAATGAAGGGGGAAGAGTGATTGACCTGATCGAATTGGCTGGAGGCCTTCAACAGGATGCTGATACGGCTGCCATCAATTTTGCGCTGTATGTCCATGATGAAATGGCGATATACGTACCGAGGATAGGAGAGGAGGTTAAGGCAGCTTTGCCAGCCGAGTTGGGGGAGAGTGCAGGGAAAGGGACAGTGAACCTTAATTCTGCTGAATCCAGCGAGCTGCAGACATTGCCGGGGATAGGGCCTGCAAAAGCAGACGCCATTATTAAGCATCGGGAAACAAATGGTCCGTTCAAATCAATCGAAGATTTAAAGGAAATCAGCGGGATAGGGGATAAAACATTCGAAAAACTGAAGGACCTGATTTCTGTTAACTAG
- a CDS encoding deoxycytidylate deaminase yields the protein MERKSWDQYFLDIAEEVGTRSTCPRLHVGCVIVKDKHIVSTGYNGSIHGHDHCEDAGCLINEQGRCIRTLHAEENAVIHADRGLLKGATAFVTHEPCEKCSKTLAQSGVSRIVYRSAYPNKYNELFLRDVEVVHLSK from the coding sequence ATGGAACGAAAGAGTTGGGATCAATACTTTTTGGATATCGCAGAAGAAGTAGGCACGCGCTCTACCTGTCCGAGGCTGCATGTTGGATGTGTCATTGTAAAGGACAAGCATATTGTGTCAACTGGTTACAACGGTTCTATACATGGGCATGACCATTGTGAGGACGCCGGCTGCCTGATCAACGAGCAAGGAAGATGCATCAGGACCTTGCATGCAGAAGAGAACGCAGTCATCCATGCAGACAGAGGTCTGCTAAAGGGTGCAACAGCCTTTGTGACTCATGAGCCTTGCGAAAAGTGCTCCAAGACACTTGCGCAATCAGGTGTTTCAAGGATCGTGTACCGCAGCGCCTACCCTAACAAGTATAATGAACTGTTTTTAAGGGATGTAGAGGTTGTCCACTTATCTAAATAA
- a CDS encoding DNA internalization-related competence protein ComEC/Rec2: MKPIRFGPMKGQLFFLAAVSLLGLLTIIEKQPAYVALFLFGMILLKKLKKLPAAHLMLMTGCYFLFIASGYFDSVQFETQFTGREKSFLIFFDDEIHVDGDLLFAYALAMPSNERLSVRYKIKSLTEQQSIQELLIPGMYCQASGTLNRPSSARNPNAFDYKQYLQRNKISWILDVDKLSLETCSQQEGTITALKAFRHREIARIKHSMPEETSALAAALIFGERNLFDPETERSYQKIGIVHLLAISGLHVGLLTGMFFFILIRIGVTKEKTEILLMIFLPIYAIMTGLAPPVVRAAAMLMMLIGSRRLAMRMTPLDAVSAAFMIMALFQPLIVFDTGFQLSFAVSFSLIISAPVILKSLPSFLKQTAGASFIAQLSSLPVILAAFYEVSAISIFANLLFVPLFSFVLLPILLISYIILSILGGLPAFFLNLLENLIHLVNFVAIQLSELPVSTIIIGKLEPILLILLIILIPFFFFIWEGFMMKKSKPPLWIFAIPVIPLIIQVVLPYLNPFGQIVFLDVGQGDSIFIKMPYNQGNYLIDTGGVMPFEKENWQERGSSFDPGEKIVVPFLKSEGIRTLDKMILTHGDADHIGGANAVLKEIGVKQLIIPRISDQSDLEQSIINLAREKDTDVYLAGMGTGWKTAQGDFLILNPSVSMGDRNEQSIVLQAVIGGKKWLFTGDLGIEGEKTMARNITDFDIDVLKVGHHGSKYSSSDLFLERINPDIAVISVGEKNRYGHPGEEVIKRLELRGIQIFRTDKDGAIIYKFTGNSGTFSTQIP, from the coding sequence ATGAAGCCAATTCGATTTGGGCCAATGAAAGGACAGCTGTTTTTCCTGGCGGCTGTCTCCTTATTGGGTCTGCTGACAATCATTGAAAAACAGCCGGCATACGTGGCATTGTTTCTGTTTGGCATGATCCTGTTAAAAAAGCTGAAAAAACTTCCTGCTGCCCATCTGATGCTGATGACCGGCTGCTATTTCTTATTTATAGCATCAGGATATTTTGATTCCGTTCAATTTGAAACACAATTTACCGGCAGGGAAAAAAGCTTCCTCATTTTTTTTGATGATGAAATCCACGTGGATGGCGACCTCCTTTTTGCTTACGCTCTAGCAATGCCCTCCAATGAAAGGCTCTCTGTAAGATACAAAATCAAGTCATTAACGGAACAACAATCAATTCAAGAACTCCTCATCCCTGGGATGTACTGTCAAGCTTCAGGGACCCTCAATCGTCCATCATCTGCGCGAAATCCTAATGCGTTTGATTACAAGCAGTATCTTCAACGAAATAAGATTTCCTGGATTTTAGATGTCGATAAACTTTCACTGGAGACTTGCTCTCAACAAGAAGGTACTATCACAGCACTAAAAGCTTTCAGGCACAGAGAAATTGCCAGGATAAAACATTCCATGCCTGAGGAGACCTCTGCTCTTGCAGCAGCGTTGATTTTTGGTGAAAGGAATCTCTTCGATCCCGAAACGGAACGTTCATACCAAAAAATCGGAATCGTGCATTTACTGGCGATTTCCGGCCTTCATGTCGGATTGCTAACTGGAATGTTCTTTTTCATTTTAATCAGGATAGGAGTGACGAAGGAGAAAACAGAAATACTGCTCATGATCTTCCTGCCCATTTATGCTATTATGACTGGTCTTGCTCCGCCTGTTGTCAGGGCGGCCGCCATGCTGATGATGCTGATCGGCTCAAGGCGTTTAGCGATGCGAATGACCCCGCTCGACGCAGTATCGGCAGCCTTCATGATCATGGCGCTTTTCCAGCCCCTCATCGTGTTCGATACCGGATTTCAGCTCTCTTTCGCTGTCAGCTTCTCTCTTATCATTTCAGCACCAGTTATACTCAAATCTTTACCTTCATTTCTGAAACAAACAGCCGGGGCTTCTTTTATAGCCCAGCTCTCAAGTCTTCCAGTCATCCTTGCCGCGTTTTACGAAGTTTCTGCGATTTCGATTTTCGCTAATCTCCTTTTTGTGCCGCTATTCTCATTCGTTCTGCTGCCAATTTTGTTGATATCCTATATTATTTTGTCAATTCTGGGAGGGTTGCCTGCATTCTTTTTAAATCTTCTGGAGAATCTTATCCACCTGGTGAATTTTGTGGCCATTCAACTATCAGAGCTTCCGGTGTCGACAATCATAATCGGTAAGCTGGAACCAATTTTGCTCATTTTGCTAATCATTCTGATTCCATTCTTTTTTTTCATCTGGGAAGGATTTATGATGAAAAAATCAAAGCCGCCTCTCTGGATTTTTGCTATTCCGGTAATACCGCTTATAATCCAAGTCGTCTTGCCTTATTTGAACCCTTTTGGGCAGATTGTATTCCTGGATGTCGGTCAGGGTGACAGCATCTTCATTAAGATGCCGTATAATCAGGGAAATTATCTTATCGATACAGGCGGTGTCATGCCTTTTGAGAAGGAAAACTGGCAGGAGAGGGGCAGTTCTTTTGACCCTGGTGAAAAAATTGTCGTTCCATTTTTAAAAAGTGAAGGGATCAGGACTTTGGACAAAATGATTTTAACCCACGGAGATGCGGACCATATAGGGGGAGCCAATGCTGTATTGAAGGAAATAGGGGTAAAGCAGCTGATCATACCGCGTATATCGGATCAATCTGATTTAGAGCAAAGTATCATTAATCTTGCCAGGGAAAAAGATACAGATGTTTATTTAGCGGGGATGGGTACTGGTTGGAAAACTGCCCAAGGAGATTTCTTGATTCTTAACCCAAGTGTTAGCATGGGAGATCGAAACGAACAGTCAATTGTTCTTCAAGCAGTTATTGGAGGAAAGAAATGGCTCTTTACAGGCGATCTGGGCATTGAAGGAGAAAAGACAATGGCCCGAAATATCACTGACTTTGACATCGATGTTTTGAAGGTTGGGCATCATGGCAGCAAATATTCCAGTTCGGATCTTTTCCTGGAAAGGATAAACCCGGACATTGCAGTCATATCTGTTGGAGAGAAAAATAGGTATGGGCATCCTGGTGAGGAAGTCATCAAAAGGTTAGAATTGCGCGGCATCCAGATTTTCAGGACCGATAAAGATGGCGCAATCATTTATAAGTTCACAGGCAATTCAGGAACGTTTTCGACTCAAATTCCATAG
- the gpr gene encoding GPR endopeptidase — MKEPVDLSMYSIRTDLAVEAREMVLADQAASVHTQENLSHIEGVIIKEKEENDIKISLVEVTAEGEKSLGKKQGQYLTIEVVGIRQQDTELQGKVEKVFANEFAHFIKQSGIKEDASCLVVGLGNWNVTPDALGPLVCENLLVTKHLFDLQPESVEEGYRSVSALSPGVMGLTGIETSDIIFGVVEKTKPDFVIAIDALASRSIERVNSTIQISDTGIHPGSGVGNKRKEISKESLGIPVIAIGVPTVVDAVSITSDTIDFILKHFGKEMREGDKPSRSLVPAGMSFGKRKKLTEEDLPEAEHRQTFLGMIGTLEDEEKRKLIYEVLSPLGHNLMVTPKEVDVFIDDMANLIASGLNSALHSNIDQDNTGMYTH, encoded by the coding sequence ATGAAGGAACCGGTAGACTTGAGCATGTATTCAATCAGGACTGACCTGGCTGTGGAAGCGAGGGAGATGGTGCTGGCAGACCAGGCGGCATCTGTCCATACCCAGGAAAATCTCTCCCATATTGAAGGTGTCATCATAAAGGAAAAAGAAGAAAATGATATAAAGATTTCCCTGGTTGAGGTGACCGCTGAAGGAGAAAAGAGCCTTGGCAAAAAGCAGGGGCAATATTTGACAATCGAAGTAGTTGGCATCCGCCAGCAGGACACCGAGCTGCAAGGAAAAGTAGAAAAAGTATTCGCAAACGAGTTTGCTCATTTTATCAAACAATCCGGGATTAAGGAAGATGCATCCTGTCTTGTTGTCGGTTTGGGGAACTGGAATGTTACTCCAGATGCTTTAGGGCCACTTGTGTGTGAAAATTTATTGGTGACTAAGCACCTGTTCGATCTTCAGCCTGAAAGCGTAGAAGAAGGCTATCGCTCTGTCAGTGCTCTATCTCCAGGTGTAATGGGTTTAACGGGTATTGAAACCTCTGACATAATTTTTGGGGTCGTCGAGAAAACGAAGCCTGACTTTGTCATTGCAATCGATGCGCTCGCTTCTCGTTCAATCGAAAGAGTCAACTCGACCATCCAGATTTCAGATACTGGTATCCACCCTGGGTCTGGCGTAGGTAATAAAAGGAAGGAAATAAGCAAAGAGTCGCTGGGTATTCCAGTAATTGCTATTGGAGTTCCGACAGTAGTAGATGCTGTTTCAATTACAAGTGATACGATTGATTTCATTTTGAAACATTTTGGAAAAGAAATGAGAGAAGGTGACAAACCTTCGAGGTCCCTTGTGCCGGCCGGAATGAGTTTTGGCAAAAGAAAGAAACTGACAGAAGAAGATCTGCCGGAAGCAGAACACCGTCAAACCTTCCTCGGAATGATAGGAACACTGGAAGATGAAGAAAAGCGGAAGCTGATTTATGAGGTTCTGTCTCCATTGGGCCACAACTTGATGGTGACTCCTAAAGAAGTGGATGTGTTCATAGATGACATGGCCAATTTGATTGCCAGCGGGCTCAATTCTGCGCTTCATTCGAATATTGACCAGGATAATACGGGGATGTACACACACTAG
- the yqeK gene encoding bis(5'-nucleosyl)-tetraphosphatase (symmetrical) YqeK — MEREQALQIVKPQLTEHRYQHTLGVMETAIKLAGKYGADTKKAELAAIFHDYAKFRPKDEMRQIIEEQKMPAILLEFNSELWHAPVGAYLAEKEAGINDKEILDAIRYHTSGRIGMTLLDKVIYLADYIEPGRHFPGVDEVRKMAEDDLDIALVQSMKNTIQFLMKKNQPVFPDTFNAYNSIVQNSGG; from the coding sequence ATGGAACGTGAACAAGCACTTCAGATTGTGAAGCCGCAACTAACTGAACACCGTTACCAGCATACTCTTGGCGTGATGGAGACAGCCATCAAGCTTGCCGGGAAATATGGAGCAGATACAAAGAAAGCGGAACTGGCTGCTATTTTTCATGATTACGCTAAATTTCGCCCAAAGGATGAAATGAGGCAGATCATCGAGGAACAAAAAATGCCGGCAATCCTGCTCGAGTTTAACAGTGAACTCTGGCATGCGCCAGTAGGAGCGTATCTTGCAGAAAAGGAAGCGGGCATCAATGACAAGGAAATCCTTGATGCAATCCGGTATCATACATCAGGAAGGATTGGTATGACGCTTCTTGATAAGGTCATCTATCTGGCTGATTATATTGAACCAGGTCGCCATTTTCCTGGAGTGGACGAAGTCAGGAAGATGGCAGAAGATGATTTGGACATTGCATTGGTCCAATCGATGAAAAATACCATTCAATTTTTAATGAAGAAAAACCAGCCGGTCTTTCCGGATACATTCAATGCATACAACAGCATCGTACAAAATTCAGGAGGTTGA
- the rsfS gene encoding ribosome silencing factor — protein MSDRELLMTAVKAADDKRAEDIMVLNMKGISLIADYFIICHGNSDKQVQAIAREIREKAEEQGHSLKRMEGFDEARWVLIDIGDVVVHVFHREERSYYNLERLWGDAPIENVQSELN, from the coding sequence ATGAGTGATCGCGAATTATTAATGACAGCGGTAAAAGCAGCGGATGATAAAAGAGCAGAAGATATTATGGTACTGAACATGAAAGGCATCTCATTGATTGCCGATTATTTCATCATTTGCCACGGGAATTCAGATAAGCAGGTACAGGCGATTGCCCGAGAAATCAGGGAGAAAGCTGAAGAACAGGGACATAGCCTGAAGAGGATGGAAGGTTTTGATGAAGCAAGATGGGTGCTGATCGATATCGGTGATGTGGTTGTCCATGTATTCCACAGAGAAGAGCGAAGCTACTATAATCTCGAGCGCCTATGGGGAGATGCTCCGATCGAAAACGTACAGAGTGAGTTAAATTAA
- the spoIIP gene encoding stage II sporulation protein P, translating into MRLSKRSGIIVAVQGTQVVKAALAFVFFLIGIFSISGAMTSLRPEYRITSDSVNQAATNLNGQLLFSLMGWENHQFLQALPEDYETPKLSNVMFKLSTNINLDDPRSLLGRELPGFSLFDGKILVAGEGTNYTNMPMESAPPVDVLMAEQEAALQNTEDLTSGSPENTAAPPLSTGDRQAVYIYFTHTRESYLPYLKGVTDPNKAYHSKVNVTKIGDQLKSSLEQRGIGTTVDKTDVMANLSQKGLGFGKAYQESRPVVQAAMAGDRNLQYFIDIHRDGYRKDKTTIDINGKPYAKLAFVIGGENANYEKNLALARELHSLLDKKYGKGLSRGIIEKKGASTNGKFNQDLSGNALLIEFGGVDNTFEELNRSADALADVFSEFYWQAEKVDAPPQEASDKQ; encoded by the coding sequence ATGAGACTTAGTAAACGATCCGGAATAATTGTAGCTGTCCAAGGGACTCAAGTTGTAAAAGCGGCTTTAGCATTTGTGTTTTTTCTCATTGGGATTTTTTCAATAAGCGGAGCGATGACTTCACTGCGGCCTGAATATCGAATCACCTCAGATTCTGTTAATCAGGCCGCAACCAATCTGAATGGCCAGCTGCTATTCAGTCTGATGGGCTGGGAAAACCATCAATTCCTTCAGGCGCTGCCAGAGGACTATGAGACACCGAAGCTGTCGAACGTCATGTTTAAGCTTTCTACCAATATTAATTTGGATGATCCACGGAGCCTGCTCGGCAGGGAGCTTCCCGGTTTTTCGCTTTTTGACGGAAAGATTCTAGTAGCCGGTGAAGGAACGAATTATACCAATATGCCAATGGAATCGGCTCCTCCAGTAGATGTATTGATGGCAGAGCAGGAAGCAGCTTTGCAAAATACCGAAGACCTTACATCAGGGTCCCCGGAAAATACGGCGGCACCCCCGCTTTCTACTGGAGACCGCCAAGCAGTCTACATTTACTTCACACATACTAGAGAATCGTACCTTCCATATTTAAAGGGAGTGACCGATCCAAATAAGGCGTACCACTCAAAGGTGAATGTCACGAAGATCGGCGACCAGCTGAAGTCAAGCCTGGAGCAGCGCGGAATCGGAACAACGGTAGATAAAACCGATGTAATGGCTAATCTCAGCCAAAAGGGGCTTGGGTTTGGAAAAGCCTATCAGGAATCACGGCCGGTTGTGCAAGCCGCGATGGCTGGTGATCGGAACCTGCAGTACTTTATTGATATCCATCGTGACGGTTACCGCAAAGACAAAACGACAATTGATATCAACGGAAAGCCATACGCAAAACTGGCATTTGTTATCGGCGGAGAAAATGCCAATTATGAAAAAAACCTTGCTCTCGCAAGGGAACTGCATAGTCTCCTTGATAAAAAATACGGCAAGGGCTTAAGCAGGGGTATCATCGAGAAAAAAGGTGCCTCGACGAATGGGAAGTTCAATCAGGACTTGTCCGGGAATGCATTACTAATAGAGTTTGGCGGAGTTGATAACACCTTCGAAGAGCTGAACCGGTCCGCCGACGCACTTGCGGATGTTTTCAGCGAATTCTACTGGCAGGCGGAAAAAGTAGATGCGCCACCGCAGGAAGCTTCTGACAAACAATAA
- the rpsT gene encoding 30S ribosomal protein S20, protein MPNIKSAIKRVKTSEASKAHNITVKSSMRTAVKKAESAIVNNDTEAKASYAQAASKLDKAAAKGLIHKNAAARKKARLMKKLNANG, encoded by the coding sequence ATGCCAAACATTAAATCTGCAATCAAACGTGTGAAAACTAGTGAAGCGAGCAAAGCTCACAACATTACTGTAAAATCTTCTATGCGTACAGCAGTTAAAAAAGCTGAATCAGCAATCGTAAACAACGATACTGAAGCAAAGGCTTCATACGCTCAAGCAGCAAGCAAGCTTGATAAAGCAGCAGCTAAAGGTCTTATCCACAAAAACGCAGCTGCCCGCAAAAAAGCCCGTTTAATGAAAAAATTGAACGCTAATGGCTAA
- a CDS encoding class I SAM-dependent DNA methyltransferase yields MSYERFAYLYDELMQDVPYDEWVSIVEAYKEKFQVNGMKLLDLACGTGELSVRFAQKGFDVTGADLSSDMLSVAQAKAQEMSLPIQFFQQDMTELDELGEFDIIGIFCDSLNYLEDEQAVRQTLEGVHRLLKKGGLFLFDVHSVYKMEHIFADATFTWDDEEITYIWNSFKGEGEHSVEHELTFFVRDESSGKYDRVDESHYQRTYPEDSYVKWLEQAGFANIEVTGDYSMKAPEPTAERLFFAMKKL; encoded by the coding sequence ATGTCTTACGAACGTTTCGCTTATTTGTATGATGAGCTTATGCAGGACGTACCCTACGATGAATGGGTTTCGATAGTAGAGGCATACAAAGAGAAATTTCAAGTGAACGGAATGAAGCTCCTCGACCTCGCATGCGGCACCGGGGAGCTATCTGTAAGATTTGCGCAAAAAGGCTTTGATGTCACCGGTGCGGATTTATCAAGTGATATGCTCTCGGTAGCCCAGGCAAAAGCTCAGGAGATGTCATTGCCAATTCAATTTTTCCAGCAGGACATGACGGAGCTTGATGAATTAGGGGAATTTGATATCATTGGCATCTTTTGTGATTCCCTGAATTATTTGGAGGATGAACAGGCAGTCCGGCAGACCCTTGAAGGGGTGCACCGCCTCTTGAAAAAAGGGGGCTTATTTCTGTTTGATGTCCATTCTGTCTATAAAATGGAACATATTTTTGCCGATGCGACATTTACCTGGGATGATGAAGAAATCACTTATATTTGGAATAGCTTCAAAGGAGAAGGCGAGCACAGTGTTGAACATGAGCTCACTTTCTTCGTCCGTGATGAATCATCAGGTAAATACGACCGAGTCGATGAATCGCATTACCAGCGTACATATCCAGAGGATTCTTATGTGAAATGGCTAGAGCAGGCAGGCTTTGCGAATATTGAAGTCACCGGGGATTACTCTATGAAAGCCCCCGAGCCAACAGCTGAGCGATTGTTTTTTGCTATGAAAAAGCTGTGA
- a CDS encoding YqxA family protein, translating into MRHRRKLLTNNKIGKVIEMKMFMLKSFMLASLMFISVLFGMQQANEGIHKMKGYEDPEFKSAFSINESENGSFETAILGNDISSHDLEQKRKKLEEMKAFNLFSSLGKQLADGVSTIVEKTVELIAGK; encoded by the coding sequence ATGCGCCACCGCAGGAAGCTTCTGACAAACAATAAAATCGGTAAGGTGATTGAGATGAAAATGTTCATGCTTAAAAGCTTCATGCTTGCTTCTTTAATGTTCATATCCGTACTGTTTGGCATGCAGCAGGCAAATGAAGGCATCCATAAAATGAAAGGTTACGAAGACCCTGAATTCAAAAGTGCATTCAGCATTAACGAAAGTGAAAACGGAAGCTTTGAAACCGCCATTCTAGGAAATGACATTTCCAGCCATGACCTCGAACAAAAACGGAAAAAACTAGAAGAAATGAAAGCATTCAACCTCTTTTCATCACTAGGAAAACAACTCGCTGATGGAGTATCCACCATCGTCGAGAAAACAGTTGAATTGATTGCAGGAAAGTGA
- a CDS encoding nuclease-related domain-containing protein — MDLAEKEKQYYLNLKKGFEGEVMFDGYLKRIVIQSFILNDLLFEQNHSHFQIDSLMISQSLTYLFEVKNFEGEYYFDGDTFRKINGTEVKNPLLQLERNVSLLRQFFNSIGFKIPIEPYLVFVNPDFTLYQAPLNRRIILPTNLNRFIHHINNQKSNLNYQHSRLSDTLLSSHLTKSPFSKIPPYEYAQLRKGVFCHSCGAVMEEYSGRELICKSCSVKENTKSALLRSAKEFNILNPKDKLSTNIIYEWCGGVFPKKTIRQVMKENYTISGYGQWSYFE; from the coding sequence ATGGATTTAGCAGAGAAGGAGAAACAATATTATTTAAACCTAAAAAAAGGATTTGAAGGAGAGGTTATGTTTGATGGGTATCTGAAACGTATCGTCATCCAATCATTTATTCTTAATGATTTGCTGTTTGAACAAAATCATTCACATTTCCAAATTGACTCACTGATGATTTCACAGAGTCTCACTTACTTATTTGAAGTGAAAAATTTTGAAGGTGAGTATTATTTTGACGGTGATACATTTAGGAAAATTAATGGGACCGAAGTTAAGAATCCACTGCTTCAACTCGAAAGGAACGTATCTCTGTTAAGACAATTTTTCAATAGTATCGGATTTAAAATCCCCATTGAACCCTATCTCGTTTTTGTAAATCCCGATTTCACTTTGTACCAGGCTCCCCTCAACAGGCGTATCATCCTCCCGACCAACCTTAACCGGTTTATCCACCATATCAATAACCAAAAGTCTAATTTGAATTATCAACATTCCAGATTGTCCGACACATTATTATCATCTCATTTGACGAAATCTCCATTTTCTAAAATACCACCATATGAATATGCACAGCTGCGTAAAGGAGTGTTTTGCCATTCTTGCGGGGCTGTTATGGAGGAGTATAGTGGCCGGGAACTTATATGCAAATCCTGTTCAGTGAAAGAGAATACGAAAAGCGCATTATTAAGAAGTGCTAAGGAATTTAACATTTTAAATCCTAAAGATAAGCTATCTACTAATATTATCTATGAATGGTGTGGCGGCGTGTTTCCGAAGAAGACGATCAGGCAGGTAATGAAGGAAAATTATACTATTTCCGGTTATGGGCAATGGTCCTATTTTGAATGA